A single window of Intrasporangium calvum DSM 43043 DNA harbors:
- a CDS encoding ADP-ribosylglycohydrolase family protein, which yields MVAQRPIALDRAAGVLLGGACGDALGVPYEMAAPPVGEAVMKGGGLGPYDPGEWSDDTQMTLCVADVAARGMDLTDADALDAVAEAFTGWLVGGATDVGAQTRTVLTDAARLEGRPHERLTAASLSLHDRTGLTAGNGALMRTSVVGIWNVGDREATARAARSIARLTHADPLAADSSVLWSEAIRVAVTAGRLDLASGLDLVSPEHQDDWSSWVEEATGEDPGRFVNNGYTVTALQAAWAAITTTDRGDRSPIHLQRGLQAAVRAGHDTDTVAAIAGSLLGARYGASGVPTQWRRMVHGWPGYRAHDLVEIAVSTWSGGRTPGTWPSVATMADPAIATLGLPHPIDPDIVLGTISDLSRTRELGVQAVVSLCPVGLEDIPAEGIPSRDHLEAWLDEDDTDDSNPHLDFVLDDVSSALRQFRAEGKRVLVHCRDATRRTPAVALRYAVDLGVAPELAERSIRQAMPGIRAEGRLWEVAAHGA from the coding sequence GTGGTCGCCCAGCGCCCGATCGCCCTCGACCGTGCCGCCGGTGTCCTGCTCGGCGGGGCCTGCGGCGACGCCCTCGGGGTGCCCTACGAGATGGCGGCACCTCCGGTCGGGGAGGCCGTCATGAAGGGGGGCGGCCTCGGCCCCTACGACCCGGGCGAGTGGAGCGACGACACGCAGATGACACTCTGCGTCGCAGATGTCGCCGCTCGAGGGATGGACCTCACCGACGCCGACGCCCTCGACGCCGTCGCCGAAGCCTTCACCGGCTGGCTGGTGGGCGGCGCGACCGACGTCGGCGCCCAGACCCGCACCGTGCTCACGGACGCCGCCCGGCTGGAGGGGCGACCGCACGAACGGCTGACGGCCGCGAGCCTGTCCCTGCACGACCGGACCGGGCTCACGGCGGGCAACGGTGCGCTGATGCGAACGTCGGTGGTCGGCATCTGGAATGTCGGCGACCGGGAGGCCACCGCTCGGGCCGCACGGTCGATTGCGAGGCTGACCCACGCGGACCCGCTCGCCGCTGACTCGTCCGTTCTGTGGTCCGAGGCCATCCGCGTGGCGGTGACAGCCGGCCGCCTCGACCTGGCCTCGGGCCTCGACCTGGTCAGCCCGGAACACCAGGACGACTGGTCCTCGTGGGTCGAGGAGGCGACGGGTGAGGACCCGGGGCGCTTCGTCAACAACGGGTACACCGTCACGGCCCTGCAGGCGGCGTGGGCAGCCATCACGACGACCGACCGCGGCGACCGGTCTCCGATACACCTCCAGCGCGGGCTCCAGGCGGCCGTCCGAGCGGGGCACGACACCGACACCGTGGCGGCGATCGCCGGCTCGCTGCTCGGCGCCCGCTACGGGGCCTCAGGGGTGCCCACCCAGTGGCGGCGCATGGTCCACGGATGGCCGGGTTACCGAGCCCACGACCTCGTGGAGATCGCCGTGTCGACGTGGTCGGGAGGACGCACTCCCGGGACCTGGCCGTCCGTCGCGACGATGGCCGACCCCGCCATCGCCACCCTGGGGCTGCCTCACCCGATCGACCCGGACATCGTCCTCGGCACCATCAGCGACCTCTCGCGCACTCGAGAGCTCGGCGTCCAGGCCGTCGTGTCGCTCTGTCCGGTTGGGCTCGAGGACATTCCCGCCGAGGGCATCCCGTCCCGCGACCACCTCGAGGCCTGGCTCGACGAGGACGACACCGACGACTCGAACCCGCACCTCGACTTCGTCCTCGACGACGTGTCGTCAGCGCTGCGGCAGTTCCGAGCCGAGGGGAAACGGGTCCTCGTCCACTGCCGGGACGCGACACGGCGAACCCCGGCAGTCGCGCTGCGCTACGCGGTCGACCTCGGCGTGGCCCCCGAGCTCGCCGAGCGGTCGATCCGCCAGGCCATGCCGGGGATCCGGGCCGAGGGTCGACTCTGGGAAGTCGCCGCCCACGGCGCGTGA
- a CDS encoding lipid II:glycine glycyltransferase FemX translates to MDEARTATSNPGTPSGLPEPTEPADASRPAGPFTVRAITADEARATVLELAGSFLQTPAWARTKPDWTTVHLGWFDATGARVGAGLVLSRSLPRVRRSFAYLPEGPALPWTAVAEDPGAWLDPLVAWARTSGAFALRLGFPVVSRSWQPDVVKKQISEGGLMSFTTLPPAVDNPVARRVETWLDRTGWRPIGWGSTAAVGQPRYLCVIDLEGRDTQAALRSMNQQWRRNIKKADKAGVHVRSVGVEGVERFHQLYVETAERDHFVPRAKSYFEQMVRAFSDGGDEVTGRIYEAHVDGDVLASALMVRVGDTFSYLYGGSTSRNRDARASNALQWQAIQDAIDLGCTSYDLRGFNTSLGATSPLIGLLLFKLGAGADVVEMVGERELVLSRFWHTAFEKAMALRVAINNRRAGSEATPDTDV, encoded by the coding sequence ATGGACGAGGCACGCACCGCAACCAGCAACCCCGGGACGCCGTCCGGGCTCCCCGAGCCGACCGAGCCCGCTGACGCGAGCCGGCCGGCCGGCCCCTTCACGGTCCGTGCCATCACGGCGGACGAGGCACGGGCCACGGTGCTCGAGCTGGCGGGGAGCTTCCTGCAGACCCCGGCCTGGGCGCGCACCAAGCCCGATTGGACCACGGTGCACCTCGGCTGGTTCGACGCGACGGGGGCGCGTGTCGGGGCCGGGCTCGTCCTCTCGCGGAGCCTGCCCCGGGTGCGACGCTCGTTCGCCTACCTTCCTGAGGGTCCGGCTCTGCCGTGGACCGCCGTCGCGGAGGACCCGGGGGCGTGGCTGGACCCGCTGGTGGCCTGGGCCCGCACCTCCGGCGCCTTCGCGCTCCGCCTGGGGTTTCCCGTGGTGTCGAGGTCATGGCAGCCGGACGTCGTCAAGAAGCAGATCAGCGAGGGCGGGCTGATGTCCTTCACTACCCTCCCGCCCGCGGTGGACAACCCGGTTGCCCGGCGCGTGGAGACCTGGCTCGACCGTACCGGCTGGCGACCGATCGGGTGGGGGAGCACCGCGGCGGTGGGGCAGCCGCGCTACCTCTGTGTCATCGACCTCGAGGGCCGTGACACCCAGGCTGCGCTCAGGTCGATGAACCAGCAGTGGCGCCGCAACATCAAGAAGGCCGACAAGGCGGGCGTCCACGTCCGGTCGGTCGGGGTCGAGGGAGTCGAGCGGTTCCACCAGCTCTACGTCGAGACCGCCGAGCGGGACCACTTCGTGCCGAGGGCGAAGTCGTACTTCGAGCAGATGGTGCGGGCCTTCTCCGACGGCGGTGACGAGGTCACCGGTCGCATCTACGAGGCCCATGTCGACGGTGACGTGCTGGCGTCGGCCCTCATGGTCCGGGTCGGCGACACCTTCTCGTACCTCTACGGCGGCTCGACGAGCCGCAACCGCGACGCCCGCGCGAGCAATGCGCTCCAGTGGCAGGCGATCCAGGACGCGATCGACCTGGGCTGCACGTCCTACGACCTGCGGGGCTTCAACACCTCACTCGGCGCCACGTCGCCGCTCATCGGCCTGCTGCTCTTCAAGCTCGGCGCGGGCGCGGACGTCGTCGAGATGGTGGGTGAACGAGAGCTCGTGCTCAGCAGGTTCTGGCACACGGCGTTCGAGAAGGCGATGGCCCTGCGGGTTGCGATCAACAACCGTCGTGCCGGCTCCGAGGCCACCCCCGACACCGACGTGTGA
- the hrpA gene encoding ATP-dependent RNA helicase HrpA: MPEDRSAAPTARSGSGRRRAGAPTGQRRSSGARARGRMPLSSDALAARRAARAGLVPAISYPEHLPVVERRDDIAAAIRDHQVVVIAGETGSGKTTQIPKICLELGRGLDGLIGHTQPRRIAARAVAERLSEELEVELGSTIGYQVRFTDQSTRHTLVKVMTDGILLAELQRDRELRRYDTIIIDEAHERSLNIDFILGYLKQLLPRRPDLKVIITSATIDPERFARHFAASDGTPAPVIEVSGRTYPVEVRYRPLIDPDRPDDDERDMITGICEAVEELWTERHAGPSSDILVFLSGEREIRDAADALNGLQLPVTEVVPLYARLSAAEQHRVFQPHTGRRIILATNVAETSLTVPGIRYVIDTGTARISRYSQRTKVQRLPIEPVSQASANQRSGRCGRVSEGIAIRLYSEDDYRSRPEFTDPEILRTNLASVILQMTSLGLGDIARFPFLDPPDSRQITDGIRLLEELQAFAPEEETQPTPKGRRRPGRRLTAYGRTIATLPIDPRHARMVIEADRRGVLREVLVIVAALSIQDPRERPQDKQELANAAHKRFADESSDFLSWLKLWAHLKEQQRALSSSAFRRMCKAEFLHYLRVREWQDLHAQLKQAAKQVGLDVTRGRVRTGEGEVDADAVHQSLLAGLLSHVGVRDEQRREYLGARGARFGISPGSALFRKQPQFVMAEELVETTRLWARMNARIDPVWAEELGDHMVKRQYSEPRWSGRRGSAVATERVTLYGVPLVVGRTTGLSKVDPELARDLFIRHALVEGDWPSEHRFLRENAALLERVGELEARARRRDISVDDSVLVAFYDQRVPGDVVSGRHFDTWWKRARRETPDLLTFTEDLLLRGGSTHLEVEDHPTTWRQGELELEVTYQFDPGSELDGATVHVPVERLNQVRADGFDWQVRGFREELVTALIRSLPKTTRRHLVPTPDHARAVLPELDPAEGRLVDALAAALRRRAGVAVSPDDFDWDRVPGHLRVTFSVDAPDGERVAVGKDLEAVRESATPQLRRRVRAASAGIERRGLTSWDLDRVPETFESAAGIQGYPALVDTGAAVDLRVLPTRAEADAEHRLGVRRLLLLGISPPWKQILARLTNVQKLALGHNPHGSVPALLADCLAAAVDSISAEVVAGGARPAGPVPAGSRPSSPGGIRTREDFEWALSAVRTHTSARVVQVVGLVEPVLARHLSITNRLAELDRSSSPAIRPMLADVRAQVSELIRPGFVAATGLGRLRDLDRYLRAVEHRLDKGPADPARDAQALDQVDLVEGRYADLLEALRPSQQESAEVLEVAWMIEELRVSLFAQALGTAYSVSPQRVLKAIARLAP; this comes from the coding sequence ATGCCCGAGGACCGTTCAGCCGCGCCGACCGCGCGCAGCGGAAGCGGTCGGCGTCGGGCCGGAGCCCCGACGGGTCAGCGCAGATCCTCGGGGGCCAGAGCTCGTGGCCGTATGCCGCTCAGCTCGGACGCGCTCGCGGCGCGCCGTGCCGCTCGGGCTGGGCTGGTCCCCGCCATCTCGTACCCGGAGCATCTTCCGGTGGTCGAGCGCCGCGACGACATCGCAGCCGCCATCCGGGACCACCAGGTCGTCGTCATCGCCGGTGAGACGGGGTCCGGCAAGACGACGCAGATCCCGAAGATCTGCCTCGAGCTCGGCCGCGGGCTGGACGGGCTCATCGGCCACACCCAGCCACGCCGCATCGCCGCCCGGGCGGTCGCGGAGCGGCTCTCCGAGGAGCTCGAGGTGGAGCTGGGCAGCACCATCGGCTACCAGGTGCGGTTCACCGACCAGTCGACCCGCCACACGCTCGTCAAGGTGATGACGGACGGCATCCTCCTCGCGGAGCTCCAGCGCGACCGGGAGCTGCGTCGCTACGACACGATCATCATCGACGAGGCGCACGAGCGCAGCCTCAACATCGACTTCATCCTGGGCTACCTCAAGCAGCTCCTGCCGCGGCGCCCCGACCTCAAGGTCATCATCACGTCGGCGACGATCGACCCCGAGCGGTTCGCCCGGCACTTCGCGGCCAGCGACGGCACCCCGGCACCGGTCATCGAGGTCTCCGGTCGGACCTACCCGGTCGAGGTTCGTTATCGGCCCCTCATCGACCCGGACCGGCCGGACGACGACGAGCGCGACATGATCACCGGCATCTGCGAGGCGGTCGAGGAGCTCTGGACCGAGCGCCACGCCGGTCCGAGCAGCGACATCCTCGTGTTCCTCTCCGGGGAGCGCGAGATCCGCGACGCGGCCGACGCGCTGAACGGGCTGCAGCTTCCCGTCACGGAGGTCGTGCCGCTCTATGCCCGACTCTCCGCAGCCGAACAGCACCGGGTCTTCCAGCCCCACACCGGACGCCGCATCATCCTCGCGACGAACGTCGCCGAGACCTCGCTCACGGTCCCGGGGATCCGCTACGTCATCGACACCGGCACGGCCCGGATCTCCCGCTACAGCCAGCGGACCAAGGTCCAGCGCCTGCCGATCGAGCCGGTCAGCCAGGCGTCGGCCAACCAGCGCTCCGGGCGGTGCGGCCGCGTCTCGGAGGGCATCGCGATCCGCCTCTACTCCGAGGACGACTACCGCTCGCGCCCGGAGTTCACCGACCCGGAGATCCTGCGGACCAACCTCGCGTCGGTCATCCTCCAGATGACCTCGCTCGGGCTCGGTGACATCGCCCGCTTCCCGTTCCTCGACCCCCCGGACAGCAGACAGATCACCGACGGCATCCGGCTCCTCGAGGAGCTGCAGGCCTTCGCCCCCGAGGAGGAGACCCAGCCGACCCCCAAGGGGCGGCGACGTCCGGGACGCAGGCTCACGGCATACGGCCGGACCATCGCCACGCTGCCGATCGACCCGCGGCACGCGCGGATGGTCATCGAGGCGGATCGCCGGGGCGTGCTCCGGGAGGTCTTGGTCATCGTCGCCGCACTGTCGATCCAGGACCCGCGCGAGCGGCCCCAGGACAAGCAGGAGCTCGCCAACGCCGCGCACAAGCGCTTCGCGGACGAGTCGAGTGACTTCCTCTCGTGGCTGAAGCTGTGGGCCCACCTCAAGGAGCAGCAGCGAGCCCTCAGCTCGAGTGCCTTCCGGCGGATGTGCAAGGCGGAGTTCCTCCACTATCTGCGGGTCCGGGAGTGGCAGGACCTCCACGCTCAGCTGAAGCAGGCCGCGAAACAGGTCGGTCTGGACGTGACCCGTGGGAGGGTGCGGACCGGGGAGGGCGAGGTGGACGCCGATGCCGTCCACCAGTCGCTCCTCGCCGGACTGCTCTCCCACGTCGGCGTGCGCGACGAACAACGACGCGAGTACCTCGGCGCCCGCGGCGCCCGCTTCGGCATCAGTCCGGGCTCTGCCCTCTTCCGCAAGCAGCCGCAGTTCGTCATGGCGGAGGAGCTCGTGGAGACGACCCGCCTGTGGGCCCGGATGAACGCGCGCATCGACCCGGTCTGGGCCGAGGAGCTGGGTGACCACATGGTCAAGCGGCAGTACTCCGAGCCACGGTGGTCGGGCCGCCGCGGCTCGGCCGTGGCCACCGAGCGGGTGACCCTCTATGGCGTGCCGCTCGTCGTCGGGCGCACCACCGGTCTCTCGAAGGTCGATCCCGAGCTGGCCCGTGACCTTTTCATCCGACATGCCCTGGTCGAGGGCGACTGGCCATCGGAGCACCGCTTCCTCCGGGAGAACGCCGCGCTGCTCGAACGGGTCGGCGAGCTCGAGGCCCGGGCGCGGCGGCGTGACATCTCGGTCGATGACAGCGTGCTGGTCGCCTTCTACGACCAGCGCGTTCCCGGTGATGTCGTGTCCGGCCGGCACTTCGATACGTGGTGGAAGCGGGCCCGGCGCGAGACGCCGGACCTGCTCACCTTCACCGAGGACCTCCTGCTGCGAGGCGGCTCGACACACCTCGAGGTGGAGGACCACCCCACGACCTGGCGACAGGGGGAGCTGGAGCTGGAGGTCACCTACCAGTTCGACCCGGGCTCGGAGCTCGACGGGGCGACGGTGCACGTCCCGGTCGAGCGCCTCAACCAAGTCAGGGCGGACGGCTTCGACTGGCAGGTCCGCGGTTTCCGCGAGGAGCTCGTCACGGCGCTCATCAGGTCCCTCCCGAAGACGACGCGTCGGCACCTCGTCCCCACCCCCGACCATGCTCGAGCCGTGCTGCCGGAGCTCGACCCCGCAGAGGGTCGCCTCGTCGACGCGCTGGCGGCTGCGCTCCGCCGCCGCGCGGGCGTCGCGGTGAGCCCGGACGACTTCGACTGGGACCGGGTGCCGGGTCATCTCAGGGTGACGTTCAGCGTCGATGCGCCGGACGGCGAGCGGGTGGCTGTCGGCAAGGACCTGGAGGCGGTCCGTGAGTCGGCGACGCCTCAGCTGCGTCGCCGGGTCCGCGCAGCCAGCGCCGGGATCGAGCGCCGCGGCCTCACCTCCTGGGACCTCGACCGGGTGCCCGAGACCTTCGAGAGCGCGGCCGGCATCCAGGGCTACCCGGCCCTTGTCGACACCGGAGCAGCGGTCGACCTGCGGGTGCTGCCGACCCGCGCCGAGGCGGACGCCGAGCACCGGCTCGGGGTCCGGAGGCTCCTGCTGCTCGGCATCTCGCCGCCCTGGAAGCAGATCCTCGCCCGGCTGACCAACGTCCAGAAGCTCGCCCTGGGTCACAACCCCCACGGCAGCGTGCCGGCCCTCCTCGCCGACTGCCTGGCAGCAGCCGTCGACTCGATCAGCGCCGAGGTCGTTGCCGGCGGTGCGCGCCCCGCGGGGCCGGTGCCCGCGGGTTCGCGTCCGAGCTCGCCCGGCGGCATCCGGACGCGTGAGGACTTCGAGTGGGCGCTGTCGGCAGTGCGGACCCACACGAGCGCCAGGGTTGTCCAGGTGGTCGGCCTCGTCGAGCCCGTCCTGGCCCGGCACCTGTCGATCACCAACCGCCTGGCCGAGCTCGACCGGTCCTCGAGCCCGGCGATCCGACCGATGCTGGCCGATGTCCGGGCCCAGGTCAGCGAGCTGATCCGGCCGGGGTTCGTGGCCGCCACCGGACTCGGCCGGCTGCGAGACCTCGACCGCTACCTGCGCGCGGTGGAGCATCGACTCGACAAGGGCCCGGCCGACCCCGCGCGGGACGCCCAGGCGCTCGACCAGGTCGACCTCGTCGAAGGTCGCTACGCGGACCTCCTCGAGGCCCTCCGCCCGAGCCAGCAGGAGTCGGCCGAGGTCCTCGAGGTCGCCTGGATGATCGAGGAGCTCCGGGTCTCGCTCTTCGCGCAGGCCCTCGGGACTGCCTACAGCGTGTCGCCGCAGCGCGTCCTCAAGGCCATCGCCCGGCTCGCCCCGTGA
- a CDS encoding PAC2 family protein, translating into MQDPTELFQFETDSSLSPDDTHASVLVLALGGFVDAGHTQRVLTEHLLENHESRVIASFDVDQLLDYRGRRPAMVFDRDHWESYADPSLLLHRVVDREGVPFLLLAGPEPDYQWARMVEAVMILIRALDVDLTVNVHGIPMAVPHTRPLGFTSHGTNQNLLLSGNETPFGTVQVPGSFASLLELRLGEAGRDALGFAVHVPHYLGQSEFADAALLGLQRVIAVTGLDLDATGLAAAAGRDRAEIARQMEQSEEISAVVRALEQQYDTYLEGRQHRSLLATDLSDLPTADEIGAEFEAFLKDVADDAGDGPSA; encoded by the coding sequence GTGCAAGACCCCACCGAGCTCTTCCAGTTCGAGACCGACTCCTCCCTGTCTCCGGATGACACCCACGCATCGGTGCTCGTCCTCGCACTGGGCGGCTTCGTCGACGCCGGCCACACCCAGCGGGTGCTGACCGAGCACCTCCTCGAGAACCACGAGTCCCGCGTCATCGCCTCGTTCGACGTGGACCAGCTGCTGGACTACCGCGGTCGGCGCCCGGCAATGGTCTTCGACCGGGACCACTGGGAGAGCTACGCCGATCCCAGCCTGCTGCTGCACCGGGTCGTCGACCGTGAGGGGGTGCCTTTCCTCCTCCTTGCCGGGCCCGAGCCGGACTACCAGTGGGCCCGGATGGTGGAGGCCGTGATGATCCTCATCCGCGCTCTTGACGTGGACCTGACGGTCAACGTCCACGGGATCCCGATGGCTGTCCCGCACACCCGCCCCCTCGGTTTCACGTCGCACGGCACGAACCAGAACCTCCTGCTCTCCGGCAACGAGACCCCGTTCGGCACGGTGCAGGTCCCCGGGAGCTTCGCATCGCTCCTCGAGCTGCGTCTCGGCGAGGCGGGTCGGGATGCGCTCGGCTTCGCCGTGCACGTCCCGCACTATCTGGGCCAGAGCGAGTTCGCCGATGCCGCCCTCCTCGGCCTCCAGCGGGTCATCGCCGTGACCGGGCTCGACCTCGACGCGACGGGCCTGGCCGCAGCTGCGGGTCGGGACCGGGCTGAGATCGCTCGCCAGATGGAGCAGTCCGAGGAGATCTCCGCCGTCGTCCGGGCCCTCGAGCAGCAGTACGACACCTACCTCGAGGGTCGCCAGCACCGCAGCCTCCTGGCCACGGACCTGTCCGACCTGCCGACGGCCGACGAGATCGGCGCGGAGTTCGAGGCGTTCCTCAAGGACGTCGCTGACGATGCCGGGGACGGGCCGAGCGCCTGA
- a CDS encoding DNA polymerase: MADHPSGTPLVALVVGPRAAYAAGPGLDEAWPLAEVSSRVARRVESDHPRWVVWSADAALRGVVTARVEVPRTWDLAEAHRLIHGGWSATPGHVWAGCRGLPQAEVPRLRAGRHAAFDGDLFDHAERSVDEVLTDSGHLRADALGSWATTTERLARLAHLALEIQRVQEASLRERAGGRAERLIRTVWSESAAAVLCLELERDGLPVDRLAAEDLISAAAGPRPRDDADAARIRALRDQVVLRHARGGDRTDLRNPAHVRAMLQSVGVDVPNTRAWVLEPYRHTHPLVDALLSWRKDERIATTYGYRWLDEHVGGDDRLRGAWTACDGAAGRMTAQNGLHNLPAPLRPAIRAEPQHVFVRADLGQVEPRVLAVVSEDRAFAEATRSDDLYAPVADKLGVDRSVAKVAVLAAMYGQRSGAAGEALKDLEAAYPVAMGVLDRAYADGVARRPLRTFGGRLIRFGSAGDAADPTRAEGHADQEGEPSGIRLDGDRGAADAARGRFARNAIIQGSAAELFKAWAATVRHAVRPLGGQIVLCLHDEILVHVPRSRAEEARRAVEGALTLASRTWAGTEHVRFVADTGVITRWSEAKG, from the coding sequence TTGGCTGACCACCCTTCCGGCACACCGTTGGTCGCGCTCGTCGTCGGACCTCGAGCGGCGTATGCCGCTGGGCCCGGTCTCGATGAGGCGTGGCCGCTCGCTGAGGTGTCCTCCCGGGTCGCTCGACGCGTCGAGTCGGACCACCCTCGCTGGGTTGTCTGGTCGGCCGACGCCGCCCTCCGCGGCGTCGTCACCGCACGCGTCGAGGTCCCCCGGACCTGGGATCTCGCCGAGGCGCACCGGTTGATCCACGGCGGTTGGTCGGCCACCCCGGGCCACGTCTGGGCCGGCTGTCGGGGCCTGCCGCAGGCAGAGGTGCCGCGACTGCGGGCGGGTCGACATGCAGCATTCGACGGCGACCTGTTCGACCACGCCGAACGGTCGGTGGACGAGGTGCTCACGGACTCAGGCCATCTCCGTGCCGACGCCCTGGGCAGCTGGGCCACCACCACGGAACGGCTGGCGCGGTTGGCGCACCTGGCGCTGGAAATCCAACGGGTTCAGGAGGCGTCGCTTCGCGAACGCGCCGGCGGCCGGGCGGAGCGCCTCATCCGCACCGTGTGGTCCGAGTCCGCGGCCGCGGTGCTGTGCCTCGAGCTCGAGCGCGACGGCCTGCCGGTCGACCGCCTGGCCGCGGAGGACCTCATCTCGGCCGCGGCGGGCCCTCGCCCCCGGGACGACGCCGACGCCGCCCGCATCCGGGCCCTGCGGGACCAGGTCGTCCTCCGACACGCCCGGGGTGGGGACCGAACCGACCTGCGCAACCCGGCACACGTGCGCGCCATGCTCCAGTCGGTCGGGGTCGACGTGCCCAACACCCGGGCCTGGGTCCTCGAGCCCTACCGACACACCCATCCACTCGTCGATGCGCTGCTGTCGTGGCGCAAGGACGAGCGGATCGCCACGACGTACGGCTACCGCTGGCTGGACGAGCACGTGGGTGGGGACGACCGTCTCCGCGGCGCGTGGACCGCCTGCGACGGCGCTGCCGGCCGGATGACCGCCCAGAACGGCCTGCACAACCTCCCGGCCCCACTCCGCCCCGCGATCCGTGCCGAGCCACAGCACGTCTTCGTCCGAGCGGATCTCGGGCAGGTCGAGCCGCGCGTGCTCGCCGTCGTGAGCGAGGACCGTGCCTTCGCCGAGGCCACCCGGAGCGACGACCTCTACGCACCCGTCGCCGACAAGCTCGGGGTCGACCGTTCCGTCGCCAAGGTCGCGGTCCTCGCCGCGATGTACGGTCAGCGGTCCGGCGCCGCCGGCGAGGCCCTCAAGGACCTCGAAGCCGCCTACCCCGTGGCGATGGGGGTGCTGGACCGCGCCTATGCCGACGGCGTGGCCCGGCGTCCGCTGCGCACCTTCGGCGGGCGACTCATCCGCTTCGGCAGCGCTGGCGACGCGGCGGACCCGACCCGCGCAGAGGGTCACGCGGACCAGGAGGGCGAGCCCAGCGGCATACGGCTCGATGGGGACCGGGGAGCAGCGGACGCCGCTCGTGGTCGCTTCGCGCGGAATGCGATCATCCAGGGGTCGGCGGCCGAGCTGTTCAAGGCGTGGGCCGCGACCGTGCGCCACGCAGTCCGCCCACTCGGCGGTCAGATCGTGCTCTGCCTGCACGACGAGATCCTCGTCCACGTCCCCCGGTCACGGGCAGAGGAGGCGCGGCGGGCCGTGGAGGGCGCCCTCACCCTGGCCTCCCGCACGTGGGCCGGAACCGAGCACGTGCGCTTCGTCGCCGACACAGGCGTCATCACCCGCTGGAGCGAAGCGAAGGGCTGA